From Kamptonema formosum PCC 6407, a single genomic window includes:
- a CDS encoding alpha/beta fold hydrolase, producing the protein MTLLQSNWEHFFVETNNIRLHCVTQGQGELVLLLHGFPEFWYSWRYQIPALARHFKVVVPDLRGYNDSDKPESGYDLDTLCADIRGLIDRLGYVRAHVVGHDWGGTIAWHLAQKFPHYLNRLAILNAPHPQRFVQEIASNLDQFRRSWYVFAFQVPGIPEWIIQQNLKDFVKAALQGQAIRKGAFSAEETKIYQAALEKPGVLGAALNYYRQLFNHLAWNWGQKPELVTAPTLVLWGEDDAFLSKKLTEGLDRLIAAPFQLKLVPHCGHWIQQEAPQTVNRELLNFLRDAPVSLATT; encoded by the coding sequence ATGACGCTTTTACAGTCTAATTGGGAACATTTTTTTGTTGAAACGAATAACATCCGCTTGCACTGCGTTACCCAAGGCCAGGGGGAGCTAGTTTTACTCCTTCACGGGTTTCCAGAGTTCTGGTATTCTTGGCGCTATCAAATTCCGGCCTTAGCCCGTCATTTCAAAGTTGTAGTACCAGATTTACGGGGCTACAACGATTCTGACAAACCTGAGAGCGGCTATGATTTAGATACTCTGTGCGCTGATATTCGGGGTTTAATTGACCGTTTGGGGTATGTAAGAGCTCACGTAGTCGGTCACGATTGGGGAGGAACGATCGCCTGGCACTTAGCTCAAAAGTTTCCCCACTATCTCAATCGCTTAGCAATTTTAAACGCGCCACACCCTCAGCGTTTTGTCCAAGAAATTGCCAGCAACCTAGATCAATTCCGCCGTAGTTGGTATGTTTTTGCTTTCCAGGTTCCCGGTATCCCAGAGTGGATCATCCAGCAAAACTTAAAAGATTTTGTCAAAGCTGCCCTGCAAGGTCAAGCAATTCGTAAAGGTGCTTTTAGCGCTGAAGAAACTAAGATTTATCAGGCCGCTTTAGAAAAGCCTGGAGTTTTGGGGGCTGCCCTCAATTATTATCGGCAATTATTTAATCATTTGGCCTGGAATTGGGGTCAGAAGCCTGAGCTAGTAACTGCGCCAACTTTGGTACTGTGGGGCGAAGATGACGCTTTTTTGAGTAAAAAGCTCACGGAAGGATTAGACCGGTTGATTGCGGCTCCCTTTCAGCTAAAATTAGTTCCCCACTGCGGGCACTGGATTCAACAGGAAGCACCCCAAACTGTAAATCGGGAATTACTTAATTTTCTGCGGGATGCCCCTGTGTCTTTGGCGACGACTTAG